The DNA sequence GAAGTGCCACAGAGCGTCATCAAGGAAGCCTATGACAGCTTGGACGCGGACTTGCGCGCTGCTTTGGAGGAAGCCCGTGATAACATCACAGTCTACCAGGAAAGCATCAAATGGCAACAGTCTACGGCTGGGGAACTGTACCAGAAAATCCATCCGCTGAACAAAGTCGGCATCTATGTGCCGGGCGGTAAAGCGAGCTATCCTTCCACAGTCCTGATGACTGCGGTATTGGCCAATGTAGCCGGCGTAAAGGAAACAATCGTCGTGACTCCGCCGCAAAAGACCGCCATCAATCAAGCAACCTTGGCCGCTTGCTATATCTGCGGCGTGACCCACGTTTATCAAGTGGGCGGAGCCCAAGCAGTTGCTGCCCTGGCTTACGGGACGGAAACCATTCCGCGCGTCGACAAAATCGTCGGACCCGGGAACCAATACGTCGCTTTGGCCAAAAAATTGGTGTACGGAGATGTCGGCATCGATTCGATCGCCGGACCATCCGAAATCGTCGTAGTCGTCGACGAAACGGCGAACAACGAATGGGTTGCCATCGATCTGCTGGCGCAAGCCGAGCACGATGAATTGGCCCGCACTTTCCTTGTCTGCGACAACGAAGAGAAATTGGCCGCCATCGAAGCCGAACTGCTTGTCCAAAAAGCGAAACAAAGCCGCATAGAGGTCATCGAGGAGAGTTTGAAGCACAATCACTTCCCGATTTTGACTAGCGGTAAAGAAGAGAACATCGAAGTCGTGAATCTGATTGCAGGCGAGCACGTCTCGATCCAGACAAAAGACGCAGAAGATTACATTGATGCCATCGAAACTGCCGGAGCGATCTTCATCGGTGAATATTCGCCTGAAGCGATCGGGGATTATGTTGCCGGACCTAGCCACGTGCTACCTACCGGAGGCAATGCACGCTTTGCGAACGGTTTGTCCGTAAACGACTTCCTGCGCCCGAACTCTGTCCTGAACCTGAAGAAAGAAACGTTCCGGAAAATGGCTCCGGCCGGAATGCTGATCGCGACAGAAGAGTCGTTGCAGGCCCACCACGATTCCTTGGCTGTCAGAATGGGGGACGACAAATGATCCGGATAAACAAAAATGAAAGTCCCATCCGTGCACTGACAAATGAAGAAATTGCCGAAATAGCCGTCTCGACGCGCTTCCAGGAGTATACGGACGATGCCATCGACCGCCTGACGGAAGCGTACGCCGCTTTCCACGGCGAAGATCCAGCCCTGATCGCTTTTGCCAACGGATCGGATGAGTGGATCCAGAAGTGCACAATCCTTTTGGGGGACGGGCCGATCCTGATGCTGGAGCCGGATTTCGTGATGTACGAAGAGTATGCCGCGCAATTCCAACGTGAAATCATCAAAGTGCCGTGCCGAGCAGATTATTCCTTTGACTATGACCAAGTGTACGCCGTCATCGAGAAGGAAAAGCCTTCCTATTTCATCGTTTCGCAACCGAACAACCCGCTGGGCGGGCTGCATCCTGCCGCTTTCATCGAAAAGACAGCGGATCTGCTGGCTGAATCCGGCGGCTATCTGATTTTGGATGAGGCTTACATGGATTTCGTGGACAATCCGCCGGCGCGTCCGGTAGGGGATCACGTCATCCTTTTGCGTACCTTGTCAAAAATCTACGGCTTGGCTGGTCTGCGCATCGGCATCGCCAGTTCGACTGAGAAGACGATGCAGTTGTTGAACTCCATCGCGCATCCGTATCCGCTCAATACTTTATCATTGAGCATCGCGGCCTACTTGCTGGAGCATCCGGAACGGCTGAGGGCCTTCATGGCTGATCAGCGCCGGCTTTCCGCCAAACTGAAGAAAATCTTCAATGAGGGCGTAGGGGATATTCTTTCCGTACTGCCTAGCGAGACGAATTTCGTCTTCACTTACGGTGAATTGGCGCCTGCTTTGGGTCAATGGATCATCGACCACGGCTATCAGCCGCGGACTTATGAAAAATCAGGCATCCCGTGTATCGAAACGGCTGTGCGTTACTCGATCGCCACGGATGAACAGTTGGATGCCTTAGCCGAAATCATCAGAGAATGGAGAGAACAGCTGTGAGCGTATCAAAAGAGCGCATTACCAAAGAAACGAAAATCGCCATCACCTTGGAACGAGGGTTGGAACCTTCCGTCATCAACACAGGTGTGGGCTTCTTGAACCATATGTTGGATCTTTTCGCTTTCCATGGCCACTTCGTTTTGGATGTGCAGGTGGACGGCGACACGGATGTGGATGATCATCACACAACCGAAGATGTCGGGATCGTCTTGGGGCAGTTGTTGGCTGAATTGGGCCAGGACAAAGGCGCCATCAATCGCTACGGGAGTGCCTATGTGCCGATGGATGAAACCTTGGCCCGTTCCGTCATCGACATCAGCGGCCGCCC is a window from the Trichococcus shcherbakoviae genome containing:
- the hisD gene encoding histidinol dehydrogenase, giving the protein MYTTKTFKEAYKTKNTIDFSKTQAVMEIIQTVQEKGDAALFEYAKRFDGADITELEVPQSVIKEAYDSLDADLRAALEEARDNITVYQESIKWQQSTAGELYQKIHPLNKVGIYVPGGKASYPSTVLMTAVLANVAGVKETIVVTPPQKTAINQATLAACYICGVTHVYQVGGAQAVAALAYGTETIPRVDKIVGPGNQYVALAKKLVYGDVGIDSIAGPSEIVVVVDETANNEWVAIDLLAQAEHDELARTFLVCDNEEKLAAIEAELLVQKAKQSRIEVIEESLKHNHFPILTSGKEENIEVVNLIAGEHVSIQTKDAEDYIDAIETAGAIFIGEYSPEAIGDYVAGPSHVLPTGGNARFANGLSVNDFLRPNSVLNLKKETFRKMAPAGMLIATEESLQAHHDSLAVRMGDDK
- a CDS encoding histidinol-phosphate transaminase encodes the protein MIRINKNESPIRALTNEEIAEIAVSTRFQEYTDDAIDRLTEAYAAFHGEDPALIAFANGSDEWIQKCTILLGDGPILMLEPDFVMYEEYAAQFQREIIKVPCRADYSFDYDQVYAVIEKEKPSYFIVSQPNNPLGGLHPAAFIEKTADLLAESGGYLILDEAYMDFVDNPPARPVGDHVILLRTLSKIYGLAGLRIGIASSTEKTMQLLNSIAHPYPLNTLSLSIAAYLLEHPERLRAFMADQRRLSAKLKKIFNEGVGDILSVLPSETNFVFTYGELAPALGQWIIDHGYQPRTYEKSGIPCIETAVRYSIATDEQLDALAEIIREWREQL